In one Pseudomonas purpurea genomic region, the following are encoded:
- a CDS encoding fatty acyl-AMP ligase, which translates to MTTNDHDRDVPYVNFSECLQHHARTIPHHLAYRFLQNGRDEEILISFAELDTAARAAAATLQRHCVVGDRVLILLRPGLDYVTGFMACLYAGLVAVPAYPPGASKTLDRLDGIINDCQPAAALATAEDAPTIRARLEQATSSALVLDISALDQTIATQWRPVAVSRGDLAFLQYTSGSTGTPKGVTVTHGNLIHNSRSMSRGFLTHQGSHLVSWLPPYHDMGLIGGILQSLFVGFSSTLLAPIHFLQRPLRWLQAISKYRGTVSGGPNFAYELCLRKIKDEELAGLDLSCWEVAFNGAEHVRAQTIDAFHQRFAQCGFPRTAAFPCYGLAEGTLMVSAAGTVREPLIRPFHAAMLEDNRAEPFTSERPQDARVRNLVSCGRGIPGSEPFICDPATEQRLEEGQVGEICIVGDSVASGYWQRPDSTAAAFRDALPEQTPWPRFFRTGDLGFLLDGELFVTGRLKDLIIVNGVNHHPGDIENTVLRTHDSFRPDGSAAFSVELGNTEQVVIVQEIERRALKSLDVPALFADLKTRLWQQHQLARPILVLVFGGTLPRTSSGKIKRQECRKVFQPWLTRSATVQEPGGVVWDKSIVAVDSNGQIVFDITLASQVLEV; encoded by the coding sequence ATGACTACGAACGACCACGACCGCGACGTTCCGTATGTGAATTTTTCGGAATGTCTACAGCACCACGCACGAACGATCCCCCATCACCTGGCGTATCGTTTTCTGCAAAACGGCCGCGATGAAGAAATACTGATCAGCTTTGCTGAACTGGACACGGCTGCACGCGCAGCCGCGGCGACCCTGCAACGTCATTGTGTGGTCGGCGACCGGGTCCTGATATTGCTCAGGCCTGGCCTCGACTATGTAACGGGCTTTATGGCTTGCCTGTATGCCGGGCTGGTGGCGGTTCCGGCTTATCCACCGGGTGCGAGCAAAACCCTGGACCGGCTCGACGGGATCATCAATGACTGCCAACCGGCAGCCGCATTGGCGACGGCCGAGGATGCCCCGACCATCCGCGCCCGGCTTGAACAAGCCACATCATCGGCGCTGGTGCTGGACATCTCGGCGCTCGATCAGACGATCGCGACGCAATGGCGCCCGGTGGCGGTGTCGCGTGGCGACCTGGCGTTTCTGCAATACACTTCCGGCTCCACCGGCACGCCCAAAGGGGTGACGGTGACGCACGGAAACCTGATTCACAACTCGCGCAGCATGAGCCGTGGCTTCCTGACTCATCAGGGCAGCCACCTGGTGAGCTGGTTGCCGCCTTATCACGACATGGGGCTGATCGGTGGCATCCTGCAGTCGTTGTTCGTGGGCTTCTCATCAACGTTGCTGGCGCCGATTCACTTTCTGCAACGGCCGTTGCGCTGGTTGCAAGCGATCAGTAAATACCGTGGCACGGTGAGCGGTGGACCGAACTTTGCGTATGAATTGTGCCTGCGCAAAATCAAGGACGAGGAGCTGGCCGGGCTCGACCTGAGTTGCTGGGAAGTGGCGTTCAACGGTGCCGAGCATGTGCGGGCGCAGACCATTGACGCCTTTCATCAGCGCTTTGCACAGTGCGGTTTTCCGCGCACGGCTGCGTTCCCTTGCTATGGGCTGGCCGAAGGCACGCTGATGGTCAGCGCCGCCGGCACGGTGCGTGAGCCGTTGATTCGACCCTTTCATGCCGCCATGCTGGAGGACAACCGCGCCGAGCCGTTCACCAGCGAGCGGCCCCAGGATGCACGGGTTCGTAACCTGGTCAGTTGTGGCCGGGGGATTCCCGGCAGTGAGCCGTTCATCTGTGATCCGGCCACCGAGCAACGCCTTGAAGAAGGCCAGGTCGGGGAGATTTGCATTGTGGGTGACAGCGTCGCCAGTGGTTACTGGCAGCGCCCCGACAGTACCGCCGCAGCGTTCCGTGATGCACTGCCCGAGCAGACCCCATGGCCACGTTTTTTCCGCACCGGCGACCTGGGCTTTTTGCTCGACGGCGAACTGTTTGTCACCGGACGTCTCAAGGACCTGATTATCGTTAACGGCGTAAACCATCACCCCGGTGATATTGAAAACACGGTGCTGCGTACCCACGACAGTTTCCGGCCCGATGGCAGCGCAGCATTCAGCGTAGAGCTGGGCAATACTGAGCAGGTGGTGATCGTCCAGGAGATCGAGCGCCGCGCCCTGAAGTCTCTCGATGTGCCGGCGTTGTTCGCCGACCTCAAGACGCGTCTTTGGCAACAGCATCAACTGGCTCGGCCGATCCTGGTCCTGGTGTTTGGCGGCACCTTGCCGCGGACCTCCAGTGGCAAGATCAAGCGTCAGGAGTGTCGCAAGGTTTTCCAACCGTGGCTGACGCGCTCCGCTACTGTGCAGGAACCGGGCGGTGTGGTCTGGGACAAGTCGATCGTGGCCGTGGACAGTAACGGGCAGATCGTCTTCGATATCACGCTCGCCAGTCAGGTCCTGGAGGTATGA